In Paenibacillus sp. 1781tsa1, one DNA window encodes the following:
- a CDS encoding AAA family ATPase: protein MDESVRRITVNESRINIVFNADEGYKLTPELAEQVAPTSNQNESTADIFREMGEMIGLEKVKDLIYEIHALIEVNKLRNEEGLKNSKQVYHMIFKGNPGTGKTTVARIISKMLNKMGVLSKGHLIEVERADLVGEYIGHTALKTRDLVKKAMGGILFIDEAYSLARGGEKDFGKEAIDTLVKVMEDKSDDLIIILAGYPIEMDDFLQINTGLPSRFPIQINFDDYSTDELMLIALKMVSEKDYSFTGDAADKLKHIIQEEKDLRIHFSNARYVRNVIEKAIRHQAVRLMRKRERISRQSLMEITARDITSNLTETKKVEGVYTV, encoded by the coding sequence GTGGACGAAAGCGTTAGACGAATAACCGTAAACGAATCAAGGATTAACATTGTATTTAATGCAGACGAAGGATATAAGTTGACTCCTGAGTTGGCTGAACAGGTTGCACCGACAAGCAATCAGAATGAATCCACAGCAGACATTTTTAGAGAGATGGGTGAGATGATTGGGCTTGAAAAAGTAAAGGATCTTATATATGAAATTCATGCACTCATAGAAGTCAATAAACTTCGGAATGAGGAAGGTCTCAAGAACAGTAAGCAGGTGTACCATATGATTTTCAAAGGTAATCCCGGTACTGGCAAAACCACCGTAGCAAGGATTATATCTAAGATGCTAAATAAAATGGGTGTACTGAGTAAGGGTCATCTGATTGAGGTTGAACGTGCTGACTTAGTTGGAGAATACATTGGACATACAGCATTGAAGACTCGTGATCTCGTAAAGAAGGCTATGGGAGGAATACTTTTTATCGATGAAGCTTATAGCTTAGCCAGAGGAGGAGAGAAAGACTTTGGTAAAGAGGCTATCGACACACTTGTAAAAGTAATGGAGGACAAAAGTGACGACCTAATCATCATACTTGCTGGGTATCCCATAGAGATGGACGACTTTCTTCAGATCAACACAGGATTGCCCTCTAGGTTCCCTATACAGATTAACTTTGATGATTACTCTACGGATGAGTTAATGTTGATTGCTCTAAAAATGGTCTCAGAGAAAGATTACAGCTTTACTGGTGATGCAGCAGATAAACTTAAGCACATAATACAAGAGGAAAAGGATCTGAGAATTCACTTTAGCAATGCCAGATATGTGCGTAATGTTATTGAGAAAGCAATCCGTCATCAAGCTGTCAGACTAATGAGGAAACGTGAGAGGATATCTCGTCAAAGCCTAATGGAGATCACAGCGCGAGACATAACATCAAATTTAACCGAAACAAAGAAAGTTGAAGGTGTCTATACAGTGTAG
- a CDS encoding Holliday junction resolvase RecU — protein MATNLGKVFEEDFQKSAAQSVEKIFFVRLKDTHIPVDLRSRVRVTKNDYDCMVFAKNHLFTLELKSTKDKSISFQESVIKQHQIDKLSEANTYEGVISGFIMNFREPENKAYFIHIEEFLKYQNIAQNQIKEHTYRSKVNKSSISLAICEEIGIEIRGFKPRTRWHYHLKDFIKEAINTYGKKDANKE, from the coding sequence TTGGCTACAAATCTAGGTAAAGTTTTTGAAGAGGATTTTCAGAAGTCAGCAGCTCAAAGTGTAGAGAAGATATTCTTTGTACGTTTAAAAGACACTCACATCCCCGTTGATCTTCGTTCGCGAGTTAGAGTAACGAAAAATGACTATGACTGTATGGTGTTTGCAAAGAATCATTTATTCACATTAGAACTTAAATCAACAAAGGATAAATCGATTAGTTTTCAGGAAAGTGTAATCAAGCAACATCAGATCGATAAGCTGTCAGAAGCAAATACATACGAAGGTGTAATATCAGGATTCATTATGAATTTTCGTGAGCCAGAAAACAAGGCGTACTTTATACATATAGAAGAATTTTTAAAGTATCAAAACATAGCCCAGAATCAAATCAAGGAGCATACATATAGAAGCAAAGTAAATAAAAGTAGTATTTCACTAGCCATTTGCGAAGAAATAGGAATTGAGATTAGAGGTTTTAAACCTAGAACAAGATGGCACTACCATTTAAAAGACTTCATCAAAGAAGCAATCAATACATATGGAAAAAAGGATGCGAATAAGGAATGA
- a CDS encoding ParM/StbA family protein, translating into MSNILNLDLGFKWTKAERDGKFYRQPTIVGEAKDMFDQNIKSDHFVYNDELFVGNVALEFSDIKYFSLNNKKAEAETSDVVMKTTLGYLAKKDRVNLVSGLPINFYFTQKAPFEEKLLGLADQGEYKIRKGKGKSYPVQPIVERCKTVPQGLGITMDYLLDDDGKIIRLKEAKKKILTADLGFYTLNLLGFDKSTIMKESKSVLVGVEKAYTLLQTYIQKLTGHTPAIYELDPYVISGKYQGHNIVPLIRRAFKSLALQIKNEIESLNTEFDIYLIAGGAARYIFDYLDLPNKVLMDQLAQVRGYGKIGKKSWK; encoded by the coding sequence TTGAGTAATATACTGAACTTAGATCTGGGTTTTAAGTGGACCAAAGCAGAAAGAGATGGTAAATTTTATCGTCAGCCCACAATAGTAGGAGAAGCAAAAGACATGTTTGATCAGAATATTAAATCAGATCATTTCGTCTACAATGATGAACTATTTGTGGGAAATGTTGCTCTAGAATTCAGCGACATAAAGTATTTCTCACTAAACAACAAAAAAGCTGAAGCTGAAACTAGTGATGTTGTTATGAAGACCACGTTGGGATACTTGGCAAAAAAAGATAGGGTGAATTTGGTTAGTGGACTTCCCATTAACTTTTACTTCACACAAAAAGCTCCATTCGAAGAAAAACTACTTGGTCTTGCCGATCAAGGAGAATATAAAATTCGAAAGGGAAAAGGGAAGAGTTACCCCGTGCAACCCATCGTTGAAAGGTGCAAGACGGTTCCACAGGGTTTGGGCATTACAATGGACTATTTACTAGACGACGATGGAAAGATCATCAGATTAAAAGAGGCAAAGAAAAAAATACTTACAGCAGATTTAGGGTTTTACACTCTAAACCTATTGGGATTTGATAAGTCCACAATAATGAAAGAGTCAAAAAGTGTATTGGTTGGTGTCGAGAAAGCCTACACACTTCTACAAACTTACATACAAAAATTAACTGGACATACACCTGCAATTTACGAATTAGACCCATACGTTATTTCAGGTAAATACCAAGGTCACAACATAGTTCCTTTGATTAGAAGAGCATTTAAATCATTAGCTTTACAGATTAAGAATGAAATTGAAAGTCTGAATACGGAATTTGACATATATTTAATTGCTGGTGGAGCTGCTCGATATATCTTTGATTACCTAGATTTACCCAATAAAGTCTTGATGGATCAGTTAGCTCAAGTGAGAGGGTACGGGAAGATAGGTAAAAAATCATGGAAATAG
- the dnaE gene encoding DNA polymerase III subunit alpha — protein sequence MCKQGDDHTDNYVIYHLHSDTSNPSTSMAIDSVTKYQQYIDEAEKANMQTICFSEHGNVFNWVKKKQSIEEKGMKYIHANEVYLTEHNDKESGLIRDNYHYMLIAKNLEGAQELNKLTSLSNNKDDGHYYYNPRITFEELFNTSDNIIMTSACLASPLWRAIKNDNKQMMNRFMDFFVKNKHRMFFEIQYHTHPEQKLFNQHLHSLSLETGIPLIAGTDTHALNRSHADARKILMKAKGATYGDEDAFDLTFKTYPEVVKMFEEQSALPRNVYLEAIHNTNVMADNIEEFTIDSSPKYPKLHEDSEKVFKEKINVGVIERGINKFDKEKKDAYFKRIREEFNTYKKVGAIDYMLLQKDVVDWAHSNDIYQGYGRGSVNGSLIAYLLKITEMDSIKHKLNFFRFLNPERISLADIDLDWPPSKRQDVIDYVATIPGINFSEIITFNTVALKGAVREVGRALGMDLATVDAIAKSVFKDDKKVDRVDPKYLEMYPELFKYVELVQGVIVSIGSHPSGYIVSPVSLEDNIGLCYTKESKYPVSQINMKELDGLNYVKLDILGLDNNEIINETCKLAGIERLTPDNMDVDDKDVWNSIRESGLGIFQWESNSAQAYLKDLLSEETIHKIEEQNDMFSYIELFSIGNGAIRPSGDSYRQALANGIFKDHGHEALNNFLKSTIGYLVYQEQIMNFLVEFCEFSMAESDSVRRGLSKKEGTEKFLPEIRKRFVHKMNLDYGETEEDALAVLEPFLQVIDDAQRYGFSDNHSNPYSHIGYGNGYLRHYYPLAFLTVMLNINNDNIEKTGQIINYAKTRGVEVSPIKFGKSNADYSFSKGDNTIYKGLKSIKYLNEKIAEELLSLSKNTYASFVELLVDLNEKTSVNSRQTDILIRLGFFREFGNISLLVTLYKEFSSGKSQYKKTYVEKTKLKRVADLVDEENRIRTENDYSKVMPNEEVMFQKEMLGYSEAVFPDIESAWCVVTDLDVKYSPKLTLYNLRNGDERVFKMDKKTFNVKDKALKIEKGDLIEITSHKKKPRQVPDGNGGFRATDQTDVWITGYNKYKENE from the coding sequence ATGTGCAAGCAAGGAGATGATCATACGGATAATTATGTAATTTATCATTTGCATTCAGACACTAGCAATCCATCAACTTCAATGGCTATAGATTCTGTGACTAAGTATCAACAGTATATTGATGAAGCAGAAAAGGCTAATATGCAAACAATCTGTTTTTCTGAGCATGGAAATGTATTTAATTGGGTCAAGAAGAAGCAATCGATCGAAGAAAAAGGCATGAAGTACATTCATGCGAATGAGGTATACCTTACCGAACATAATGACAAAGAAAGCGGCTTGATTCGCGACAACTACCACTATATGCTAATCGCAAAGAATCTTGAGGGAGCACAGGAATTAAATAAACTAACATCGCTCTCGAACAATAAAGATGACGGACACTATTATTATAATCCAAGGATTACTTTTGAAGAGCTATTCAATACCTCAGATAATATTATCATGACATCTGCTTGCCTTGCATCTCCGCTATGGAGGGCAATTAAAAATGACAACAAGCAAATGATGAACAGATTTATGGATTTCTTTGTTAAAAATAAGCATAGAATGTTTTTTGAGATTCAATATCACACTCACCCTGAGCAAAAGCTATTTAATCAACATCTACACAGTCTGTCACTTGAAACAGGCATACCGCTTATTGCAGGGACAGATACTCACGCCTTAAACAGATCTCATGCTGATGCGCGTAAGATTTTAATGAAGGCTAAGGGTGCGACATATGGAGATGAAGATGCATTCGATCTAACATTTAAAACATATCCCGAAGTTGTCAAAATGTTTGAGGAGCAATCGGCCTTACCTAGAAATGTCTACCTTGAAGCTATACATAATACGAACGTTATGGCAGATAATATCGAAGAGTTTACAATTGACTCGTCACCCAAGTATCCTAAGCTGCACGAAGACTCAGAAAAAGTGTTCAAAGAAAAGATAAATGTTGGAGTAATCGAACGAGGAATTAACAAGTTTGACAAGGAAAAAAAGGATGCATACTTTAAACGAATTAGAGAAGAGTTTAATACATATAAAAAGGTTGGAGCAATTGATTACATGCTCCTCCAAAAAGACGTAGTTGATTGGGCGCATAGTAATGATATTTATCAAGGATATGGTCGCGGATCAGTTAACGGAAGCTTAATTGCGTATTTATTGAAAATTACTGAGATGGATAGTATAAAACACAAGCTAAATTTTTTCCGGTTCTTGAATCCAGAGCGTATCTCTCTTGCTGATATTGACTTAGATTGGCCTCCATCTAAAAGGCAAGATGTTATTGATTACGTAGCAACAATTCCCGGCATTAACTTCTCAGAGATTATCACCTTTAACACTGTGGCACTAAAAGGAGCAGTTAGAGAAGTTGGAAGGGCTTTAGGTATGGATCTTGCAACAGTAGACGCTATTGCTAAGTCAGTATTCAAAGACGATAAGAAGGTAGATAGAGTAGATCCAAAGTATCTCGAAATGTATCCTGAACTATTCAAATATGTTGAGTTGGTGCAAGGAGTTATAGTGAGTATAGGGTCTCATCCTTCTGGTTATATTGTTTCTCCAGTAAGTCTCGAAGACAACATTGGTCTTTGTTATACAAAAGAAAGCAAGTATCCAGTGAGTCAGATCAATATGAAAGAACTCGATGGACTCAATTATGTAAAGTTGGATATTTTAGGTTTGGATAATAACGAGATAATCAATGAGACTTGTAAATTGGCTGGAATTGAACGACTTACACCGGACAATATGGATGTTGACGATAAAGATGTCTGGAATTCGATACGAGAGTCAGGTTTAGGCATATTCCAATGGGAAAGTAATTCTGCCCAAGCATATCTTAAAGATCTACTGAGTGAAGAAACAATACATAAGATAGAAGAACAGAATGATATGTTTAGTTATATTGAGCTATTTTCAATTGGCAATGGAGCAATTAGACCATCGGGAGACTCATACAGACAAGCTTTGGCAAATGGCATATTCAAAGATCATGGTCATGAAGCATTGAATAATTTTCTGAAGAGCACTATTGGATATTTAGTATATCAGGAACAAATCATGAACTTTCTTGTAGAATTCTGTGAGTTTTCAATGGCAGAGAGCGATAGTGTTCGAAGAGGATTGAGTAAAAAAGAAGGAACAGAGAAGTTTCTACCAGAGATAAGAAAGCGTTTTGTGCATAAAATGAATTTGGATTACGGAGAGACGGAAGAAGATGCGCTTGCTGTCTTAGAGCCTTTCTTACAGGTCATAGATGATGCACAGCGTTATGGATTCTCCGATAACCACTCAAATCCATACTCTCACATCGGCTATGGAAATGGATATCTAAGACACTATTACCCTCTAGCCTTTCTTACTGTGATGTTAAATATAAATAATGACAACATAGAAAAGACAGGTCAAATAATTAACTATGCTAAAACAAGAGGTGTTGAGGTGTCACCGATTAAATTTGGAAAATCTAACGCTGATTACTCATTTAGTAAGGGTGATAATACTATCTACAAAGGTTTAAAATCTATTAAATACCTTAATGAAAAGATTGCAGAAGAACTATTATCCTTAAGTAAAAATACATATGCATCATTTGTTGAATTGCTAGTGGATTTAAACGAAAAAACATCGGTCAACAGTCGTCAAACTGATATATTGATTCGTCTTGGGTTCTTTAGAGAATTTGGTAACATTAGTTTATTGGTGACGTTGTACAAAGAGTTCTCAAGTGGAAAATCTCAATATAAAAAAACATACGTTGAGAAGACTAAACTTAAGAGGGTGGCGGATCTAGTTGATGAAGAAAATAGGATTCGCACTGAGAATGACTACTCCAAAGTTATGCCAAACGAAGAAGTGATGTTCCAAAAAGAAATGCTAGGGTACTCCGAAGCTGTATTTCCCGATATAGAATCGGCTTGGTGTGTAGTTACCGATTTAGATGTTAAATATAGTCCCAAGCTTACCTTATACAATCTTCGTAATGGTGATGAACGTGTCTTTAAAATGGACAAGAAAACATTTAACGTCAAAGATAAAGCGTTGAAAATTGAGAAAGGAGATTTAATTGAAATAACAAGCCATAAGAAAAAACCAAGACAAGTCCCAGACGGTAATGGTGGCTTCAGAGCCACAGATCAGACAGATGTTTGGATCACTGGCTACAACAAGTATAAGGAGAATGAATAA